A region from the Salvia splendens isolate huo1 chromosome 15, SspV2, whole genome shotgun sequence genome encodes:
- the LOC121767760 gene encoding uncharacterized protein LOC121767760: MRQQVQSWLRMKHGTDTSRNILMLRSTGCSIYNHLRTIFAEPDTNGAQNGSATDDQGISMFPEHAAVKEEEPSPSESDKYMDMASRKRGQRGLEDAIARGIMEMAGAAKLRAEAVKTFHSKFSITDCVKALDELQGVSEQVYLAALDLFSNRNARETFLTLKVDKRLTWLQRKCLVCSLP; this comes from the exons ATGAGGCAACAGGTGCAATCATGGCTCCGAATGAAGCATGGGACGGATACATCAAG GAACATCCTGATGCTGAGATCAACCGGCTGCTCGATATACAATCATCTGAGAACAATATTTGCAGAGCCAGATACAAACGGTGCACAAAATGGATCGGCCACAGACGATCAAGGAATATCCATGTTTCCAGAACATGCGGCTGTGAAAGAGGAGGAACCCTCACCGTCAGAGTCAGATAAGTACATGGATATGGCTAGCCGCAAGAGGGGCCAGAGAGGATTAGAGGATGCTATTGCAAGAGGGATAATGGAGATGGCTGGCGCGGCAAAGCTTAGGGCGGAAGCCGTGAAAACGTTTCACAGCAAGTTCTCAATCACTGACTGCGTTAAGGCACTCGATGAATTGCAAGGCGTCAGTGAACAAGTTTATCTAGCTGCTTTAGATCTGTTCAGCAATCGGAATGCAAGGGAGACTTTTTTAACTCTGAAAGTCGACAAACGCTTG